One window of the Candidatus Sysuiplasma acidicola genome contains the following:
- a CDS encoding acyl-CoA thioesterase, whose product MTAFRHRFPVNWVDTDALSVVHFSNYFRYFEKTEEAFYASTGIDHRGISEKHSIAFPRVDVKCTYEFPCRFGDEVEVSLKLSELKDKAVSLNFEVLNVTGARVAAKGSVTLVCVDTTRWKAVSIPSELREVYERLS is encoded by the coding sequence ATGACAGCCTTCAGGCATCGTTTCCCCGTAAACTGGGTTGACACAGACGCTTTATCAGTTGTTCACTTTTCCAATTACTTCCGTTATTTTGAGAAGACGGAGGAGGCATTCTATGCGAGCACCGGCATAGATCACAGGGGCATTTCAGAGAAACATTCTATCGCGTTTCCAAGGGTGGATGTGAAATGCACATACGAATTCCCCTGCAGGTTCGGAGATGAGGTCGAAGTTTCGCTGAAACTTTCCGAATTGAAGGACAAGGCAGTGAGCCTGAACTTTGAAGTCCTGAACGTTACAGGAGCCAGGGTTGCTGCAAAGGGTTCGGTCACACTCGTGTGTGTTGACACAACCAGATGGAAAGCAGTGAGCATTCCGTCTGAGCTGAGGGAAGTGTACGAAAGGCTCAGCTGA
- a CDS encoding MFS transporter has protein sequence MNDSRRKWLTREVFLISFSAFFADLGYQAIVGLFPIVVRFLLRQPAYVFGFLMALTYGIGSLVSYAGGRLGDRYSKKKLAIGGNLLITLLSASGLPGNIAESSALYLGGWWSRDFRSPVRKAMLVEVSDPGYTKKIFGFLHSLDVGGGMISTIIAFLLLYSGLGVPMVMLVMVVPILVSSVCLSMVREGKHEKFVNAPPVSAADAVTNASSMKLFLVSAGLFGFSYYSLGFPIITVADATHSYALGLLSYTVFLGVSGITGYILGSSRLKAASGLWKLGYSVSALGSLFIGLSYQYHLGLPAFYLSIATLGFGTGSIETFEPVVASILSPSARISRGMGSLSAWRGIGLFSSNLLMGLLFTFSVLDSYLYAFLTASAAAFIMWFVQRRTSFLRDKSFS, from the coding sequence ATGAACGACAGCAGGCGAAAGTGGCTCACTCGGGAAGTGTTTCTGATATCCTTCTCAGCATTCTTCGCCGATCTCGGTTATCAGGCCATAGTGGGCCTTTTCCCCATTGTCGTACGGTTTCTGCTCAGACAACCCGCTTATGTGTTCGGCTTTCTTATGGCGCTGACCTACGGCATCGGCTCCCTGGTGTCGTATGCCGGCGGAAGACTGGGTGACAGATATAGCAAGAAAAAACTCGCTATCGGCGGAAACCTGCTCATCACGCTTCTCTCCGCCAGCGGTCTTCCTGGAAACATAGCCGAAAGCTCTGCGCTATATCTCGGCGGCTGGTGGTCGAGAGATTTCAGATCGCCGGTGAGGAAGGCCATGCTGGTGGAAGTTTCCGATCCCGGTTATACCAAGAAAATATTCGGTTTTCTCCATTCTCTGGATGTCGGCGGCGGCATGATTTCTACTATTATCGCATTTCTCCTCCTCTACAGCGGTTTAGGCGTACCGATGGTCATGCTCGTGATGGTTGTGCCCATACTTGTTTCGTCGGTCTGTCTGTCCATGGTGAGGGAGGGCAAGCATGAAAAATTTGTTAACGCGCCTCCTGTCAGCGCTGCGGACGCGGTGACGAACGCATCTTCCATGAAGCTCTTCCTCGTGTCCGCCGGGCTGTTTGGCTTCAGTTATTACAGTCTCGGCTTCCCGATAATCACTGTCGCAGATGCGACACACAGTTATGCACTCGGCCTTCTATCATACACCGTATTTCTCGGCGTTTCGGGAATCACTGGATACATTCTTGGCTCGTCGCGGCTGAAGGCCGCTTCGGGACTGTGGAAACTCGGTTACTCTGTCTCGGCACTCGGTTCTCTGTTCATAGGACTGTCCTATCAGTATCACCTGGGCCTGCCGGCCTTCTACCTGTCTATTGCCACTCTTGGTTTCGGAACGGGAAGCATCGAAACTTTCGAGCCTGTCGTGGCATCGATACTCAGCCCGTCTGCGCGCATCTCAAGAGGCATGGGTTCGCTGAGCGCATGGAGGGGCATAGGCCTCTTTTCATCCAACCTGCTCATGGGTCTGCTGTTCACATTCAGCGTTCTGGATTCCTATCTGTATGCATTTCTGACGGCCTCTGCCGCGGCCTTCATCATGTGGTTTGTCCAGCGGCGCACTTCCTTTTTGAGGGACAAATCGTTCAGCTGA